The window AGTGAAGTATGGTTCGAAAATACGATCGAGCGTCTCAGCCGGGATCCCGCAACCAGTATCAGCCACAGTCAGTTTCAGCCACCCCTTGCCACTGCTGTCAACCCTGTCACGTTCAAGCTTGACGGAAAGGGTGCCGTGATTGCCTGCCATAGCGTGGGCACTATTAGTACAAAGGTTCATCAAAATCTGGTGAATCTGTACCGGGTCAACAGAGACAATCCCGCACTGTTCCTCAATATCCTCTACAATGGCGATGGTGGACGGAATAGTGACCCGCATCAACTTAAGAGCTTCTTTCACTATCGGCTGAATATACAGAAGACTCTCTTTCTGCTCGCTGGCGCGGGAGAAAGTGAGGATCTGCTCTACCAGGCTTTTTGCTCTTTTCGCTGCCCTGAGGATACCATCGAGATACTCGAGTACCACCTCATCGGCATTGGCGTTTCGCATAAACTTAAGCCGGATGATCTCCGAATAGCCCATAATTGGCGTAAGTATATTATTGAAGTCATGGGCGATTCCACCTGCGAGGGTACCGATGGCCTCCATTTTCTGGGTATGCCTCAACTGCTTTTCAAGTCGCATCTTTTCTGTGACATCGCGGCCAATGACCACCACAGATACGATGAGGCCATGGTTGTCACGTACCGGCGTCCCTGTAAGTTCATAGACCCGCTCTTCACCGCTACAGGTCTGCAACTCGAACTGCTGGATGGTAGTCTGCGTTTTACCGGATAGAAGGCTCTTGGGAACAGCACAGGACTTGCAAGGCTGACATCGGCGGCAAAACAGCTCATGACACGTCTTGCCAATGGGGTCTTCGGACAATTCCCTGACTTTCTCATTTGCCCATATGAGTTTTTCATCAGTAGCGAACAAGCAGAGAATTCCAGGAAAACCCTCAAGGATTGCCTGCTTTTCAGACTCACTCACCTGCAGGGCTGTCTTGATGGCGTTTAACTCAGAAAACTCAAGAAGTGCCACAAGAATCCCGAATACACCTCCATCCCCATCGGTAAGCAGTGATTTTTTCATCACCACCTGGACAGGTACCCCTCTCGCACTTGATATCTCGATCTCGTGTGATACTCTGCCGCCGGAGGCAATGAGCTGTTTGTCGATCTCCCGGACACGACCTGCAGACCTGGGTGCAAACAGGTTATATGGGTCAAGCCCATGGTAATTAAGGGGCAGGTCACCTACCAGTTCATAAAAAAGCTGATTGCCGCAGACAAATATCCCATCATCATTTATAAGAAAACAAGGGACAGCAACAGCATTTACAACCGATTCCATAGAGAGGCCGGGCTGGGCAAGGCTACCGTTAGAATTTTTTTCATCAACCTGGGTAGACACAGACTGCTGAACCGATCCTGAAGTGTTCTTCATATCCATTTTGCAATAGCACGCAAGCCCTGTTTTCTCTTGAGTATTTTGTCAAAAAAAATAAAAAGCATTTTATTTTGTATCTTTACCGCATTTAACGTTCTCTACTCCACCGCCAAAATGGTTGTCGGAGTAGAGGGCCATACAGCGTCATCTTCAGCATGTCGGCAGTACGCACCTTAGCTCCCCCAAGGATATAAACTCGTATTCTTCAGGTTCCTGTAAGGTATTACCCAAAAACCTTAAACCCGACACGGACTCAACTGGCGGGAACTTTGGGCGGGGCGAGCTTTCAGCCGGCGGCCTCTGCCGCGAGCATAAATACCACCATGTGGAAAATTATCTGAAACTTGCAATATTAACAGAATGTTTAGTCTTTACAACTGCTTTGTTTCCATGATTTTCATCTGCCCTTTTTCTTGACTCTTCACTCCTTAATCGGTAGTGTTTATGGTTTTAGATCGTTCAGAAACGCAGAATATGCACAACCAATAGAAGTTGATTATGAAAAGACCAGGATTAATTACAGAGAACAGCCAACCCGAAAAACCTGAGATAGAATACCCTTGCGACTGGGTATACAAGGTGATAGGGGAAGATCCGACGGTATTGAAAGAAATAATAATTACCGCATGTGCGCCTACCCAGGTTCTGATCAACCACTCCCACACCAGTTCCAAAGGCAAATATCACAGCCTCAACGCCAGCCTCATGGTAGAGGATGAGAAACAACGGTTGCAAATTTACGACTTATTAAAAAATCATCCGGCCGTGAAGGTCGTACTTTAATTCCAAATCATGAGCAGCGAATCTTTAGAAAAACAATCACAGCTTATAAGTGCTCTTCGCGAGGGAGTGGCCGTCGTACAGATGATCTTCTTTAAAGAAGTACGTGCCACAGTTGGTGAGAAATTCAGCGATAAGGACCCTGGCTTTATTTCCATGCTGGCCGGGGCGGTTATCAACGAGGTTTTCGGAACCGTCAATCCGGAGCAGAGATTCGCAGACTTTCGAAAGGGCAACAGAGGGACGATAGAGCAGGAGCTGATCAGCCTGAAAACTGACCACGCTGGTCTGTTGCCGGCCTTAACCGATGCACTGAGAATTCAGGTGCTCTGCGACAACCAGGAAGGCTCGGACAGCTCAGACATACTCAAGCAGGCAGACACCCTGGGAATCCTCCAAGAAGACCGCACAGTCCCCATGCCCTCAACCTTTATGACCCTGGTTCGTGGCCTTGGGGAACAGCACAACCTGATTATCGCCCCGGTTCAGATCACCCCGGAACAGGATAAGCAGCTCGTCCACTAAGACGCATTTCCCATCATGATGTGTGAAGACCAGAAAGCCTGATTACTTTCAATGCATTGAAAGTAATCAGGCTTTTATTTTTTCGGTAAAATGTTCACTGGAGGCGTGCAGCTGGTAACGGTTCTGCGGTTAAGTCCACCAGATTATACAGCCCTGGCCTGATCTGTATTTACGAAGGGATACATTCATCACGTCCCACCCGGACCTGAATAACGCCACGAACAGAGTTACAGACAAACACTGCCTCGGCCGCATAGACATCCTCCCGGGTCAATATTTTCTCCACCAGCTCGATATTGTTGTCTTCCAGTAACTTTCTGCGCATCACTCCGGCCAGAAGTCCACTCGTTACTGGTGGAGTAAGATAACGACCATCCTTATAGATAAAGATATTCGTGATCGCACCTTCCGTCACCTCACCTTTCTCGTTGGTAAAAAGCAGATCAAGACACCCCTCTTGTCCCGCCCGTCGCATGCCCGCGTCATAGATATCACGCTGCGTCGTCTTGTGCAAAAATGCCGACTGCATGGAATTAACAGTCTCACTGGCAAATTTAACCAATGGTATTTCTCTGGTTTTATCGTCCGGGCATACCGGCAAAGCTACTTTGAGTGGCGGTTCGCATTCAACCGAGCTGACCGTGACTGCACCATCTTTTGCCAGGAGCAAACGGACCCTGCGGACTCCGGAATGATCTGCCACATGGCTATCCAGGGCTTCGACCAACTCCTCCATGTTGAAGTTGAAGTGGTAATACCGGGCCGAGGCGGTCAACCGCTCCAGATGCTCAGTTCGCAACCAATAGCCTTCACCGCTTTGCCAGAGGAGAGTTTCGATAAGCTGAAACTCAGGAGCGGGATTGGTAAGAAACCTTCCCTTCAATAGCGCTTCACGCCACTCATCGCGGGGGTCGGAATCATGGGTTATACCTCCGCCCACACCCATTTCTCCACGAAAGCCATTACCGTTCTCCGAGAGCACAAGAGTCCTGATGGGGACATTAAACACAGCATCTCCATCGGGTGTGAGAAAACCAATTGCTCCGGTATATACTCCACGTGGCTCCTTTTCGAGTTCGTGGATAATCTCCATGGTACGGATTTTGGGGGCACCCGTGATCGATCCGCAGGGAAAAAGCCCTTTGAAAAGATTGTTGAGAGTGATCGAGCTTTCCTTTTCAGAAATACCGTCAATAGTTGAGGTCATCTGGAGCAGACTCTCGTATGGTTCGACGTCAAAAAGAGAGCGAACCCGAACCTCTCCGCCACCCGCCTCATGCAACACCCGGCCGAGATCATTTCTGAGCAAGTCAACGATCATCACATTCTCGCTTCTGTTCTTCTGATCGCTATGCAGGAATGCACAAGCCTGTGCATCTTCCAGGCCGTCCCTGCCACGGGCCAGAGTGCCTTTCATTGGCCGAACAGTGAGCCTGTTCCCGCTCTTTTTGAAAAATAATTCCGGCGAGAAGGACATCACCCGCTCAGCCCCCCAGCGAATATAGGCACCGTAAGAGACAGATTGGTTTCTCCTGAGTACCTTGTAAAGAGCTTCAGGTGACCCACCCAGGTTGAACAGTAATTTCAGTGTATAATTGACCTGATATGTATCACCTGCCCGAATATACCTGAGCACCGCGTCGAGCGCCTCAAGATATTCTCCCTCGCTTATACTTGGTGATATTTCAGATATTTCATATGATTTCAAACTGTCGATTGGTGAACATTCGGGCAATTTGAAATTGTGGTTTCCATTTTGGTGGTCAAAATACCAAGGGGTTGTATATACGCCGAGGTCAGCGACCAAAGTTTTGCCACCCCGTGGTATATTTTTCAGACCGGAGATTTTGCTGATCAGGGTAGTACCAAACTCATATCCGAACCAACCGGCAACGTAATAGCCTTTATCCAACCACTGTTGCACCTGCTGCAAAAAGGCTTCACCACAGTCAGATATATCACATCGCAACCTGGTTACCGGTTCTACGAAAATGTAACTTTTTGTATTGTCCTCACCAGGTTTTGCAGTGTCAAAGTAAGCGAATTGTTCAACTTGTGCTAAATGGCACAAAAGCTTGTTAAGAAGGGTATTTGAAGTGGTTTGCATAAAGCTCCTTAGAAACCTCGTTTCCTACTTGGTCCCACCATCATACCTATCTCCTGAAATTAAAGAGAAAAAGAGTACATGGCAGAAACCACGATGCGCAAATCTCAGCCTTTAGACCAATTCCTTTATTGCGTGGCTAAAGCAAATACCATATATTAATTGCCCAGTTTATTAAAGCCCGACATGATAAATTTCATGCGACTTTCAAACCCAGTTTGAGGTATTATGGAGCTCAGGAAGCAAGAGTAAATGAGCTATTCATTTCTCGTTATGCACCCTGCGCATCACGGTCGGATTAAGTTCGTTGTAGGTGGAGTAGTTGCGCTATAATCAACTTGCTGTTGACGCCTGTTTGTTTTTGACAATCCGGCGCGTCTACCGCAAGGGATGAGGGACGGAATTTCAACACGATATTCTCAAGTAAGCCGATCATTGCCATTCATCAGTTCTCGCTGCAGGCATTCAACCGGTACTACCCCCAGGCGCACAGGAAACCAGGTAGGTTTCACCGGAAATGAGCCGGACCTTCACAGGATAGCACATTTTTTGATTTTATTGTGGCGCATTAGTCACAGGTTTGTTTCTGCCATTTTTGTGTATCAGGCAGAACGCACTCAAACTCGAGACATCTTAAAGGAGAACAGCAAATGTCGCGTAAAATGGTAACTATTGATGGCAACCAGGCATGTACCCATGTCGCATATGCCACGAGTGAGATTATCACCATTTACCCAATCACACCGTCCTCACCGATGGCAGCCGATTCTGACGCCAAGGCAGCTCACGGCCAGGAAAACATCTGGGGCACGGTGCCTGTTGTAACTCAGATGCAGTCCGAGGCGGGTGTTGCCGGTGCAGTACACGGATCCCTCACCACCGGCGCACTGTGTACCACCTTCACCGCATCACAGGGTCTTCTTCTGATGATCCCGAACATGTACAAAATTGCCGGTGAGCTTACTCCGACCGTATTCCACGTGTCTGCCCGTGCACTTGCCTACCAGGGTCTCTCCATCTTCGGCGATCACTCTGATGTCTACGCTGCTCGTCAGTGCGGCTGGGCTATGCTCTGTGCGCAGAACGTTCAGGAATGTATGGACATGGCACTGATCGCCACCCAGGCCACCCTGAAGTCCAGAATTCCGTTCATGCACTTCTTTGACGGTTTCCGTACCTCCCATGAGGTTCAGAAAATTGAAGAGCTCACATTTGACGATATGCGTGCCATTGTTGACGAGGACCTCGTTAACGAGCATCGCACCCGCGCTCTTACTCCGGATTGCCCATCTATTCGCGGTACCGCTCAGAACCCGGATGTAAACTTCACCGGTCGTGAGACCGTGAACAAGTACTACGACGCCACTCCTGCCATCGTTCAGGACACCATGGACAAGCTCGCAGAGCTCACCGGTCGTCAGTACAACCTGTTCGATTACTACGGTGCTCCCGATGCAGAAGACGTCATTGTTATCATGGGTTCCGGTGCTGAGACTGTAAGTGCCACCATCGACTACATGGTCGCCCAGGGCGAAAGAGTCGGTATGGTTATCGTTCGCCTGTACCGTCCGTTCGACGCTGCGGCAATGGTTAACTCCCTGCCAAAAACCGTTGAGCGCATCACTGTTCTCGATCGTACCAAAGAGCCTGGTTCAATCGGCGAGCCGCTGTACCTCGACGTTCGCGCTGCAGTAGCAGAGGCAGTAGAAGCTAACCCAACCGCTATTCCACCAGTAATTTTCTCTGGTCGTTACGGTCTTGGTTCTGCAGAATTCACCCCTGCAATGGTTAAAGCTGTATTCGAAAATGCTTCTGCCATGGCTCCGAAGAAGAGATTCTGCGTTGGTCCACACGACGACGTATCCTTCACCAGCCTTGACTACGATGCAGACTTCAACATTGAAAGCGCCGACGTCTACCGCGCGCTGTTCTACGGTCTGGGTTCTGACGGTACCGTAGGTGCCAACAAGAACACCATCAAGATCATTGGTGCTGAGACCGACAACGCCGCTCAGGGTTACTTTGTATACGACTCCAAGAAGTCCGGTTCCATCACCACCTCTCACGTACGTTTCGGTGACAACAAAATCGCCGCTCCATACCTGATCAATAAGGCAAACTTCATCGCCTGCCATAACTTCACCTTCCTCGACAGCTACGACATGCTCTGCAATCTCGAAGAAGGCGGCACCTTCCTGTTGACCTCCGGTTACAACAAGGATGAAGTATGGGCCAAAATGCCTAATCGCGTTCAGAAAGACCTCGTTGATAAAAAAGCGAAGTTCTTCGTCATCGACGCAATCGCTCTTGGCCAGGCTCTCGGTCTTGGTGCCCGCATCAACATGATTATGCAGACCGCATTCTTCATGATCTCCGGCATCCTCTCCAAGGAAGACGCTGTTCGCTCAATTAAAAACGCGATCAAGAAGACCTACGGCACCAAAGGCGATAAAGTCGTTCAGATGAACTACGATGCGGTTGACGCTGCCATCGAAAACATCGTTGAAGTGGAAGTTAAAAACGATATCACCGGTCACGAACTGCCTCCGACCGTTCCAGCTGATGCTCCGGAATTCGTTAAAAAGGTTACCGCCAAAATCATCGAAGGCAAAGGCGACAAGCTGAAAGTCTCCGAACTGCCAGACGATGGTACCTGGCCGACCGCCACCACCCAGTACGAGAAGCGTAACATCGCTGTTAACGTACCGAAGTGGCTCTCTGAAAACTGTATCCAGTGTGGCCAGTGTTCCTTTGTATGTCCTCACGCTTCCATCCGCACCAAGATCGTACCTGAGCTGGCAAACGCCCCTGAGGGTGTTGTTGGTCTCAACGCGGTTGGCAAAAACTTCAAGGGCCAGCAGTTCACCCTGCAGGTCTTCACCGAAGACTGTTGTGGCTGTACCCTCTGTGTAAGCGTATGTCCTGCCAAGACCAAGGCTCTGGAGATGACCCCGAACACCGAGGAACTGCGTACCATTGAGAAGCCTAAGGTTAAGTACTTCCTCGAACTGCCTGAGATCGATCCTGCTCTCATCAGCCCGGCCACCGTTAAAGGCAGCCAGCTGCTCCGTCCTCTGTTCGAGTTCTCCGGTGCATGTGCAGGCTGTGGCGAGACTCCATACGTCAAGCTCGTATCCCAGCTGTTCGGTGACAGAATGGTAGTAGCTAACGCTACCGGTTGTTCTTCCATCTACGGCGGTAACCTGCCGACCACTCCGTACGCCAAGCGTGCAGACGGCCGCGGACCTGCCTGGGCTAACTCCCTGTTCGAAGACAATGCCGAGTTCGGTATCGGTATGCGCTTCACCGCCAATAAGCTTGGTGCTCAGGCTCTTGAGCTGGTAGCCAAACTTGCTGACGAAGGTTCTATATCTGCAGAGCTCGCTGAGAAGATCAAAGCTGCTCCACAGAAAACCCAGATGGACATCGAAGCACAGCGTGCCAACGTGGCCGAGCTGAAAGATGCTCTCAAAGACAGCTCTTCTATTTTCGCTAAGCGCCTGCTGCCAATCTCAGACTATATCGTGAAGAAGTCTGTATGGATTATCGGTGGTGACGGTTGGGCATACGATATCGGTTACGGCGGACTCGATCACGTACTCGCTTCCGGCGAGAACGTTAACGTTCTGCTTCTTGACACCGAGGTATACTCCAACACCGGTGGCCAGATGTCTAAGTCTACCCCGCGTGCTGCTACCGCACAGTTCGCATACGGTGGCAAGAAGTCTGCCAAGAAAGATATCGGTATGATCTTCTCTACCTACGGCAACGTATACGTAGCTCACGTTGCTATGGGTGCAAATCCTGCCCAGACCGCTAAAGCGATTGCAGAAGCTGAAGCATATGACGGACCTTCCCTGATTATTGCTTACTCACACTGCATCAACCACGGTATCAACATGGCAAACGGCCTCGAGCAGCAGAAGAAAGCTGTTGCATGTGGTCACTGGCCGCTGTACCGCTACAACCCAGAGCTCGAGGAAGCTGGCAAGAACCCACTGACCATCGACTCTAAAGAGCCTACCCTCGGTTTCGGTGATTACATCCTCAGCGAGAACCGTTACAAGATGCTCAAGCGCATCAATCCTTCAGAAGCTGACGGGCTCATCGCTCAGGCAGAGAAGGATGCAATGAAGGCCTGGAAGTTCCTCAAAGGTCGTCGCGACGCTCTCGAGCCGGAGTCTACCGAAGAGTAATATCAAGGACTTGAAAGTGCTAAGGGCCCTCGATCCAGAGGGCCTTCAGAACTGACTTAAGTCACTGGTTAAAACTCAAAAAGGGGCTTTTCCTATATAGGAAAAGCCCCTTTTTTTATAACTAAACAGCAAGCTTACCGAAAGACAGCAGCATAAAAAAAGGCCGCTTCCAGATAACGGAAGCGGCCTTTTAATGAAACGAAGAGGAAAAGAACTATTTCTTTTCCAGTTTCAGATCGTCAATATCCTCTTTCAGGGCTTCATACTGTCTGATCGCCTGGAGCACTGAATCATCCTGCTCCTGCTTCATCTCGCTTACCTTAGCCTGAATCTTCTCCTCTCGTATTTTCAAGTCATCATCCTGCACGCCAAAAAGGCTTGAGGCAAGATAGCGGAAGGAGAACAGCATCAGTTCCACGTCATCTTCCTTGATCTTCTCAAGCAGTTCCTCTGGAACTATGTAGGTGGAAAGGAAAGAACTCTCGAAAATAAAACGACGAAAAGTAGCAAGATCGGTAGAGGCCATAAAAAACATACGCTTGGCCTGCTCAGACAGGGTTGCCTGCTTGCCATGGGACTTGCGGCGCATTACGAGTCGCAACCACTCCCGGTTCATCTCATCACGAACATCAACACCCTGGTCTTCACGCCACTCGCGAACGGTCCACTCTTTATCTTCTTCGTGACCCTTGCAGTAATCTTCCTTAACGACGAAATAGAATTTATCGTCTGCTCCGAAAGTCTCATTGCCGTCAGCGTCTTTCTGACCACCCTCGTGAAAATCCGCCATGCCAACCGGATAATAGCGGCAGGCCGATGGACGATCAGTGTAAACGGTACACCCATCCGGAGTCACAAAAGGACATTTGTTGTCTTCCTCGCGCATCTTGATCATGACACCGGGCATATCGGTGTTCTCAAGATACGTGGGCAGCGTATACTGCTGCAGGAATTCATGGGCCGGCACGCCAAGTCGCTTGCTCAAAATCAGGATGTCATACGGAGTCAGCACAATCTTGATTCCACCACAACAGGCTGTAAAGCAACTCACACCAGGATGACAACGGAACTTGATCTTACTGTCCAGAGTCAACTTCTTGGGCATGATGTTCGACGGATTTTTGTCCTTACCAAAGAGAGCTTTCTCTTTAGTCATATTCTGCTCATTACTCATCACATCACCTTATATTAAAATGGTTACTCAGTTCCATGATATTTCCTGCATTTCGCGGGAGGGTAGTATAATATACTGCTGGCAACGTTGTGTCAAACCCAATTCAAAGGACCTAATTTCTGGTAACTACGCTGTTCCGGAAGCTAAATAAATTTCGCTTGAGTACTACTACTTAGCGCCTCACCTATTCTTTCCCCTTGCGGTTTTACCCGAATGTTCGTATATCAACATTCGGATTATGAAACTTCCTGCTTGACTTGCAGTACGGAAACACCAGGTTCTTCCCCCCTCGAGGTAATACATTTCATGAAAGTATTTTTTCCCCCTATTGATTTATCAGCAGCAAGCACAATCGTTTATCATGTTCCAGGAGGCCCGGCCCTCACTGTTAATCTCGACGGTGTAGAAGAGTATATCGACCTCGAGCTGGAGATGGGACACGTGTGTGACACATCGGATATTGACGGAACTGTACACTTTTTTCCCAGGGGCAACGCCTAAGCTTGAACTTTATCCACCCGGTCACCCGCCCTTCCCTGACTGCTCTTCACTGGCCGACCTCATAATTCGCACTCAGCTGAATTTTGCGGCCATAGATTTACCATGACCATTACCCATTTTTCTATCGATACCAGCTCCGACGGGCATGTACACACTAAGCTGTGCAATCATGCCACCGGTGAGATGGAAGAGTACGTTCTCTCCGCCATAGATCGCGGTCTGAGAGAAATGTATTTTTTGGAACATCTTGAAGCAGGTGTGAATTACGCCCCCAGAACCTGGCTCACCGAAGCTGATTTTGCCTACTATTGCGAGGAGGGGGAGCGACTTCGCCGGAAATATGCAGACCGCATATCTGTGAATATCGGTATCGAACTTGGTTACAACTCCAGCCACAGCAAGGAGCTTCTAACAGGCGCGCGGGCCAAACCGTGGGATAGAATTGGCTTATCCTGCCATTTTCTGCAGATTCCCGGCTCTAATAAGCATATCAACCTGCTCAGTCGCAAACAGGAGAACATCGATCGCGCCAGGGAGTATGGTCTTGGGACTCTGCTCAGCCTCTATTACGACACCTTATTAGAAGCAGTGGAAAATATTCCGGCGGATGTACTTTGCCATCTCGACGCGCCTTTGCGCTATAGTGGTCCTATTCAACTAACCGACTATCACCTTGAGCAGATTGACCGGTTACTTACCGCCGTCAAAGCCAAAGGCATGGCCATGGAGATCAATACTTCGGGTATCCCGATCCGTAAAGAACCTTTCCCTGCCAAGCCCCTGGTAAAAATGGCTCTTGATCATGGGATTCAACTTGTGGCCGGCTCCGATTCACACAAACCGGAGGATATAGGCCGACATTTTGACGAACTCGAAATTTATATCGCCGAAGTGAAGGCTTTATAACTCGATTATCTCCGCTTTTATCCATAAAAAAATCCCCGTATGGCATATGCCGTACGGGGATTTTTTTTAAGCTCTATTAGCGTTGTTATTCAGGCAACCAATCTGCGCCCATGCGACGGATCACATTGAAACCACCGGGCAATACAAAGTGGTTCTTCTTGCCAACCGAATCGAGAAAAACCTGAACCTCGTATGAACGGGAACCTGCATTGCAGAAAATGATCAGGGTCTTATCATCCGGCAGCTCATTGTAACGTTCACGTATCTGCTCATACGGCAATGAGTTCCAGATCTCTTTACCGTGCTTTTCCTCAAACGGTGCTACCTGCTTGGGATGACGCACATCGAGCACCTGCCAGTCAGGTTTGCTGGAATGATCGGCCATCCAGGCAAAAAACTCAGACATCTGGATCTGACGCATCCTGCCGTCACAAATGTTGTCTGCTACATAGCCCGCCGCGTTGATCGCATCGATGGCTGGTGAGAATGGTGGTGCGTAGGCCATTTCCAGATTGCCGAATTCATCGATGGTGGCACCGCCTGCGATAGCCACCGCTGCAGCATCAATGCGAGCGGAGAGTCCATCATTCATCGGGCCGACACCTTCCAGGCCCAGCACTTTTCTGGTTCTGCGGTCAAAAACCAGCTCAAAGCAAATAATATCCTGGCCTGGAAAAAAGTGTGCCCTGTCTGATGGTGAAGTAAGAGAAGTATCGGCATCGTAACCTTCAGCCAAAGCCTCTTTCAGACTCAAACCAACAGAGCCGATAGAGATCTCAAAAGCTTTCATGATGAACGCCCCTGCGCTTCCCTTGAATAAAGACGGAATGCCAGCCATATTGTCCGCAGCCACACGACCTTCCCTGTTGGCCAGGCTACCGAAAGGAGCAACGAAACGCTTTCCTGTCACCAGGTGTGGAATTTCTACACAGTCACCCGCTGCATAGATGTTTGCATCTGAAGTCTGCATCCGCTCGTTCACCACAATACCACCGGTGGCTCCAACCTGAAGGCCGGCATCAACTGCAAGCTGAGAACGTGGGCGAACACCCGCTGCCATAATGACCAGATCGGCTTCCAGGGTGCGGTTAGCAGTGCGAACACCTGTCACCTTGCCGGCTTCGCCTACAATCTCCTCGGCGGCCTCGCCCAGATAGACCTCGACGTTGTTATCCCTGAGATGTTTGGTGAGAATTGCAGCCATATTGGTGCCTACCGCTTTGGGCAGCAGTTGATCCATGAATTCGACAACTGCCGTCTCTACCCCCCATAGATCGGTGAGAGCCTCGGCCATCTCAAGGCCGATTGCCCCGCCGCCGATTACCACCGCCTTTCCTACCTGGCCTTTGGCGATTCGTTCTTTAATATCGATTGCTTTATGCAGATCACTGATGGTGAAAACACCATCGAGATCTTTACCGGGGATTGGGAGTACAAACGGCTGGCTACCTGTGGCAAGCATCAGCTGGTCATACTCGAGTGTGCCCTTTTCACCGGTCTCTACCTTTTCGATTGAGACGGTTTTATTCTCCCGATCAATAGCCACGGCTCTGGTGGAGGTAAGGGTCTTGACCCCCTTGGCGCAGGCAAAGAACTTCTCATCACGAACCATGTGAAAGCTGGTGGAGCGGAGTTCTTTCTCATCCGCCACATCACCGGAAACATAATACGGAATACCGCAACCGCCGTAGGAGATTACGCTATCCTGATCCACCATGGTCACATCTGCGTCAGGCATCAGCCTTTTCAATCGAACGGCAGCTTTGGGTCCGGCCGCAACTCCACCAATAATCACTATTCTTTTACTCACTTCCGCCTCCGGTAGGTTTATATATTTAACTGGAAGTTATTATGAAGATAACACTATAGCGTCGTACGCTATTTTCAGACATATGAACACTATCAGCACAAAAAGACAAGCCGATTCAGGTTTAACCTGTGGCGATGATTGCTTCATGGAGACAGCCTGTAACCTTCTATCTTATCAGGCCAGCACCAGATATGTAAGGAAAGCGAACCCTCCGACAGCCTCTCAGGATCCCGATCTCTCAAGTAAATAATCAAGACGCAACCGGTGTCGCTGATCAAAGAGATTTTTACTGGTAGCCCAGATAGCCGCAATTACACCGAAACCTGTGCCTGCTGCGATCAGCATCATAATCAGAATCTGATACTTCACCGCCTCAACGGGT of the Desulfosediminicola ganghwensis genome contains:
- a CDS encoding FAD-dependent oxidoreductase, which gives rise to MSKRIVIIGGVAAGPKAAVRLKRLMPDADVTMVDQDSVISYGGCGIPYYVSGDVADEKELRSTSFHMVRDEKFFACAKGVKTLTSTRAVAIDRENKTVSIEKVETGEKGTLEYDQLMLATGSQPFVLPIPGKDLDGVFTISDLHKAIDIKERIAKGQVGKAVVIGGGAIGLEMAEALTDLWGVETAVVEFMDQLLPKAVGTNMAAILTKHLRDNNVEVYLGEAAEEIVGEAGKVTGVRTANRTLEADLVIMAAGVRPRSQLAVDAGLQVGATGGIVVNERMQTSDANIYAAGDCVEIPHLVTGKRFVAPFGSLANREGRVAADNMAGIPSLFKGSAGAFIMKAFEISIGSVGLSLKEALAEGYDADTSLTSPSDRAHFFPGQDIICFELVFDRRTRKVLGLEGVGPMNDGLSARIDAAAVAIAGGATIDEFGNLEMAYAPPFSPAIDAINAAGYVADNICDGRMRQIQMSEFFAWMADHSSKPDWQVLDVRHPKQVAPFEEKHGKEIWNSLPYEQIRERYNELPDDKTLIIFCNAGSRSYEVQVFLDSVGKKNHFVLPGGFNVIRRMGADWLPE